The Fusobacterium simiae genomic sequence AAGTGATGAAAACGGAGAATATGATATCAGTATAGTAGGGATAGAATATAGTTTCTTTGAGAATATAGAAAAAGAAGTTGAAAAAGGTCTATATAAAAAATATGAAGCTGATGATATAAATGGTAATGTTGAAATATGTTCTAAAAAGGTTTGGGAAAAAGTTTGGAATGATACTCATTCTGGAATATTGAAAAGAACTTTTACAACAGATTATGAAAGCAGTGTCCCTGCAAATTTTTCAAAAGATGGGAAAGCACATTGTTATTTATATATAGCAGTAAAATAAAATATTTTAAGGAGGGGTATAAATATCAAATATAAAAAAAGAAACTATTGAAGCAAAAAGTTTTTTTATACAAGTTTATACAGAGGATTTTTAAAATGATTACACAAGTCTTACTGATATTGCAAGATATAAAAATCCAAATGAACCAAAAGATGTTGTAAAAAATTGGCTTAGAGTTAGGGATACTATTGAATTTTTAGGATTATGGGAAATAATTCATAATTCAAATTTTAAACCCGTCGAATTCGATGGGTTTAAAATTTGAAAGTTGATTGTGAAACTAAAAAATATATAACTGGTGATGTACTTGATGTGATTTTTAAAAATATATTTTTGATATATTGACAAGAAAAAAATTAGGAGGTATCTGTGAATAATTTAAAAATATATAGTTATAACGGAATATATCTTGGACAGCATATTAGTGAATTTTATTCAACTTTGATACCTGAAAATATTTTTTTTCAAGGAATGAGTATATTTTATGTGTTTCAAAAAGATAGTAAACTTCCTTTAAAAAGAAAAAATAATACTATTTGTGATAAAAATATAATTGCTTTTCTAAAAATTGACATAGGGTGTATGAAAGTAGTTAGTATACAAATTCTTAATGGAAATAAAGAATATATCTTTTTAGATAGCATAAAAATAGGTACTGTAATAGATAAAGATTTAAAAAATATATTAGAACTTGAATTAGAAGATTATGAAGGCTGGAACCCTCCCGAATATTATTCAAAAAAACATAAAGAACTATATCTAAGCTTCAATTCTAACTTTGATAATGGTATGGAAACCATAACAGAAATTTCATTTTCTTTGAATGCATTTAATTTAATAGATTAGAATATTATAGAAAAATAAAAATAAAAAATATATTAGAATGTAAAAAAATAGAAGATATTTATGACTACTATTATGATGGTTCAGTTATATGTAAAGAATTTAAAATTAATCTAAAATATAAAAAACTATCATTTATGGTTAATGAATATAGGTTTACTTTTAATTTGTTGACTAGTGATATTAAAGAAATTTTTGATACAAAGAAAATGGAAAAAATAAAAATAAGTTAAAAAAGTAAATCTTAACTGTGTGCAATTCAATACCTTTAAAAGTAAAGCAGATATGTAAAAAGGAGCTAAACTATGAAAGAATTTACAATTAATAATTACTTAGAAGATATAAGAAAGAAAATTCCTGCTTATGATTTAATGTTTGAAATAATATTTAATTCTCTTTTAAAAATTGAAACAGATACTTTGCAAATAAAAAATATTTTAGCAATTGGTGGACAAAGTTTTGAAGCTAAAAATTTATCAGAAATTTATAGCAACTCAAAAATAACAATAGTAGAACCAAGTGAAATTATGTTAAATATTGTAAAAAATGAATGTAAAGATTTAAAAAATTTAGAATATATCTGTGATAAATTTGAAAATTATAAAAATGATAAAAACTTTCAACTATGTCTATGCCTTTTAGTTTTACAATTTGTGGAAGAACCTAAAAATTTTTTAGAAAAAATTTATAATAGTCTTAGTAAAAATGGTTTACTTATAATAAGTATATTTTCCAATAGACAGTTAGCCTATTGGAAAGAGTTTGCCTTATCAAGAGGAGCGAAGAAAGAACAAGTTGAAAAAACATTTAATAATCAATCTGAGATAATGAATGTACTATCTCCTGATTATATTGAAAATTTATTAAAAGAAATTGGCTTTTTAAAAATAGAAAAAATTTGTGAGATACTTTCAGTTGATATGTGGCTTGTAAAAAAATAAAATTATTAGGGGGATAAAAATGACTGATAAATTTCAAAGTTATGCAGATAGTATTCAAGAAAAAAATAAATTCAAACTATTATTAATACCAATTTTAGTAGTTATTCTGATAATGTTTATAAATCAACTA encodes the following:
- a CDS encoding AraC family transcriptional regulator, with translation MAYKLKAVTIRTNNSKDGVKKIGELWADVLTGKFPILSDGIVPISQYSNYESDENGEYDISIVGIEYSFFENIEKEVEKGLYKKYEADDINGNVEICSKKVWEKVWNDTHSGILKRTFTTDYESSVPANFSKDGKAHCYLYIAVK
- a CDS encoding methyltransferase domain-containing protein, coding for MKEFTINNYLEDIRKKIPAYDLMFEIIFNSLLKIETDTLQIKNILAIGGQSFEAKNLSEIYSNSKITIVEPSEIMLNIVKNECKDLKNLEYICDKFENYKNDKNFQLCLCLLVLQFVEEPKNFLEKIYNSLSKNGLLIISIFSNRQLAYWKEFALSRGAKKEQVEKTFNNQSEIMNVLSPDYIENLLKEIGFLKIEKICEILSVDMWLVKK